One stretch of Dyella jiangningensis DNA includes these proteins:
- a CDS encoding methylmalonyl-CoA mutase family protein, which translates to MSSPAQHVPASAAQAETRPLRFVTAASLFDGHDAAINIMRRIIQSQGAEVIHLGHNRSVEDVVRAALQEDADAIALSSYQGGHVEYFKYMVDMLKEHNASHIRVFGGGGGTITPEEIRELQAYGVERIYHPNDGMKLGLTEMIEDVMKRTRAAAVKRANDAPSGVVNPLVNIDDEIAVGHVLSSLEEGELQEAELEHLRKQWKMAGKQTPVLGVTGTGGAGKSSVVDELLLRFLHAFPEMRIAVLAVDPTRRRSGGALLGDRIRMNSLRSHRVYMRSMATRRQHAATSAVLRDCIDFLKAQPYDLVIVETAGIGQSDSEIVDLVDFPTYVMTSDYGAASQLEKIDMLDFAELIVLNKFDKRGAEDALRDVRKQWKRNRTAFTLTDEQVPVYPTIASQFNDPGVTWMFTNLCRLLRDKLGLPAEKWSPSLDTTLKEPRATVLIPGARVRYLAEIAEQGRGINKEIEREAEFASKAQHYYESLKELGDTHLPRELARYESEALHEEGADRTLLTLRQRYNAAIKELSHEAIHLLHDWPKRYKSVTDEVNEYKVRDKVIRVENYRESLSHQKIPKVAPPKTKDWGDQLRFLMRENLPGYYPYTGGVYPYRRTGEDPTRMFAGEGTPERTNRRFHYLSQGGAATRLSTAFDSVTLYGEDPAPRPDIYGKIGNSGVNIATLDDMKKLYSGFDLSAPTSSVSMTINGPAPIILAMFMNTAIDQNVEKYLKEDPARWAAAEKKIASLFPNGRPQYSGELPKGNEGLGLGLLGITGDQLVDAQTYARIKEDTLQNVRGTVQADILKEDQAQNTCIFSTEFALRMMGDIQQYFVDHKVRNFYSVSISGYHIAEAGANPISQLAFTLSNGFTIVEYYLARGMKIDDFAPNLSFFFSNGMDPEYTVIGRVARRIWARAMRERYGASARSQMMKYHIQTSGRSLHAQEIQFNDIRTTLQALYALFDNCNSLHTNAYDEAITTPTEESVRRAVAIQMIINKELGLNFNENPWQGSHIVDALTDIVEEAVYKEFEAISERGGVLGAMDTMYQRGKIQEESMYYEQKKHDGSLPLIGVNTFLPKDHGGEIATEIELIRSTESEKGQQIDNVLAFGKARNGLAPESLKALQNTARERRNVFEQLMEAVKYNSLGQISHALYDVGGEYRRNM; encoded by the coding sequence ATGAGTTCCCCCGCCCAGCACGTTCCCGCCAGCGCCGCCCAGGCGGAAACCCGTCCGTTGCGTTTCGTCACCGCCGCCAGCCTGTTCGATGGCCACGACGCGGCCATCAACATCATGCGCCGCATCATCCAGTCGCAGGGCGCGGAAGTGATCCATCTGGGCCATAACCGTTCGGTGGAAGACGTCGTGCGCGCGGCGCTGCAGGAAGACGCCGACGCCATCGCGTTGTCGTCGTACCAGGGTGGTCACGTCGAGTACTTCAAGTACATGGTGGACATGCTCAAGGAGCACAACGCCTCGCATATCCGCGTGTTCGGCGGCGGCGGCGGCACCATCACGCCGGAAGAGATCCGCGAGCTGCAGGCCTACGGCGTGGAGCGCATCTACCATCCGAACGACGGCATGAAGCTCGGCCTCACCGAGATGATCGAAGACGTCATGAAGCGTACCCGCGCGGCGGCGGTGAAGCGTGCCAATGATGCCCCGTCGGGCGTGGTCAATCCGCTGGTGAACATCGACGACGAAATCGCCGTAGGCCACGTGCTGTCTTCGCTGGAAGAAGGCGAGCTGCAGGAAGCCGAGCTGGAACACCTGCGCAAGCAGTGGAAGATGGCCGGCAAGCAGACGCCGGTGCTCGGCGTCACCGGTACCGGTGGCGCGGGCAAGTCGTCGGTGGTGGACGAGCTGCTGCTGCGCTTCCTGCACGCGTTCCCGGAGATGCGCATCGCCGTGCTCGCCGTCGACCCGACGCGTCGCCGCAGTGGCGGCGCCTTGCTGGGCGACCGCATCCGCATGAACTCGCTGCGCAGCCATCGCGTCTACATGCGCTCGATGGCCACGCGTCGCCAGCACGCCGCCACCAGCGCGGTGCTGCGCGACTGCATCGATTTCCTCAAGGCGCAGCCGTACGACCTGGTGATCGTCGAAACCGCCGGCATCGGCCAGAGCGATTCGGAGATCGTCGACCTGGTGGATTTCCCCACCTACGTGATGACCAGCGACTACGGCGCGGCCAGCCAACTCGAGAAGATCGACATGCTCGACTTCGCCGAACTGATCGTGCTCAACAAGTTCGACAAGCGTGGCGCGGAAGACGCGCTACGCGACGTACGCAAGCAGTGGAAGCGCAACCGCACCGCGTTCACGCTCACCGACGAGCAGGTGCCGGTGTATCCCACCATCGCCAGCCAGTTCAACGATCCGGGCGTGACCTGGATGTTCACCAACCTCTGCCGCCTGCTGCGCGACAAGCTCGGCCTGCCGGCGGAAAAGTGGTCGCCCAGCCTCGACACCACGCTGAAGGAGCCGCGCGCCACCGTGCTGATCCCGGGGGCACGCGTGCGCTACCTGGCGGAGATCGCCGAGCAGGGCCGTGGCATCAACAAGGAAATCGAGCGCGAAGCCGAGTTCGCCAGCAAGGCGCAGCACTACTACGAGTCGCTGAAGGAACTGGGCGATACGCACCTGCCGCGCGAGCTGGCGCGTTACGAGTCCGAAGCGCTGCACGAGGAGGGTGCGGATCGCACGCTGCTCACCTTGCGCCAGCGTTACAACGCGGCGATCAAGGAACTCAGTCACGAGGCGATCCACCTGCTGCATGACTGGCCCAAGCGCTACAAGTCGGTGACCGACGAGGTCAATGAATACAAGGTGCGCGACAAGGTCATCCGCGTGGAGAACTACCGCGAGTCGCTCAGCCACCAGAAGATCCCGAAGGTGGCGCCGCCCAAGACCAAGGACTGGGGCGACCAGCTGCGCTTCCTGATGCGCGAGAACCTGCCCGGCTATTACCCGTACACCGGCGGCGTGTATCCGTATCGGCGCACCGGCGAGGATCCGACCCGCATGTTCGCGGGCGAGGGCACGCCCGAACGCACCAACCGCCGTTTCCATTACCTCAGCCAGGGTGGCGCGGCGACGCGCCTGTCCACTGCGTTCGACTCGGTGACGCTGTACGGCGAAGACCCGGCGCCGCGCCCGGACATCTACGGCAAGATCGGCAACTCCGGCGTCAATATCGCCACGCTGGACGACATGAAGAAGCTGTACTCCGGCTTCGACCTCAGCGCGCCGACCAGCTCGGTGTCGATGACCATCAATGGCCCGGCGCCGATCATCCTCGCGATGTTCATGAACACCGCGATCGACCAGAACGTCGAGAAGTACCTGAAGGAAGATCCGGCGCGCTGGGCGGCTGCGGAGAAGAAGATCGCGTCGCTGTTCCCGAACGGCCGTCCGCAGTATTCGGGCGAGCTGCCCAAGGGCAATGAAGGCCTCGGTCTCGGCCTGCTCGGCATCACCGGCGACCAGCTGGTCGATGCACAGACCTACGCACGCATCAAGGAAGACACTCTGCAGAACGTGCGCGGCACGGTGCAGGCGGACATCCTCAAGGAAGACCAGGCGCAGAACACCTGCATCTTCTCCACCGAATTCGCGCTGCGCATGATGGGCGACATCCAGCAGTACTTCGTCGACCACAAGGTGCGCAACTTCTATTCGGTATCGATTTCCGGCTATCACATCGCCGAGGCCGGCGCGAACCCGATCAGCCAGCTCGCCTTCACGCTGTCGAACGGCTTCACCATCGTGGAGTACTACCTCGCGCGCGGCATGAAGATCGACGACTTCGCGCCGAACCTGTCGTTCTTCTTCTCCAACGGCATGGATCCGGAATACACCGTGATCGGCCGCGTGGCCCGTCGCATCTGGGCACGCGCAATGCGCGAGCGCTACGGCGCCAGCGCGCGCAGCCAGATGATGAAGTACCACATCCAGACCTCCGGCCGTTCGCTGCACGCGCAGGAAATCCAGTTCAACGACATCCGCACCACGCTGCAGGCGCTGTACGCGCTGTTCGACAACTGCAACAGCCTGCACACCAACGCGTACGACGAGGCGATCACCACGCCGACCGAAGAGAGCGTGCGTCGCGCAGTGGCGATCCAGATGATCATCAACAAGGAACTGGGCCTCAACTTCAACGAGAATCCCTGGCAGGGCAGCCACATCGTGGATGCGCTCACCGACATCGTCGAGGAGGCCGTGTACAAGGAGTTCGAGGCGATCAGCGAGCGCGGCGGCGTGCTCGGCGCGATGGACACCATGTACCAGCGCGGCAAGATCCAGGAAGAGTCGATGTACTACGAGCAGAAGAAGCACGACGGCAGCCTGCCTCTGATCGGCGTGAACACCTTCCTGCCGAAGGACCACGGTGGCGAGATCGCCACCGAGATCGAGTTGATCCGCTCCACCGAATCGGAGAAGGGCCAGCAGATCGACAACGTGCTCGCCTTCGGCAAGGCCCGTAATGGCCTGGCGCCGGAGAGCCTGAAGGCCTTGCAGAACACGGCGCGCGAGCGTCGCAATGTGTTCGAGCAGCTGATGGAAGCGGTGAAGTACAACTCGCTCGGCCAGATCAGTCACGCGCTCTATGACGTGGGCGGCGAATATCGCCGCAACATGTAA
- a CDS encoding 2'-5' RNA ligase family protein, with product MAGDLFGWSGDEGWEPDCTYFFALMPHGNTQQQIGARRESATRALRVGRSTPVEDHRLHLSLCTPKALKRLRAPFEESLLRAGAEVKASAFGLRLDGFDTFNGGSGQSCLVLRGDAASSARVQALKDGLGKALFNHGFGWDGGRLAPHVTLFYADRVEAPYSPAEAVEWHVDEFVLIRSHVGKHLHAIIGRWSLH from the coding sequence GTGGCTGGTGATCTGTTCGGATGGTCAGGCGACGAAGGTTGGGAGCCCGACTGCACCTACTTCTTCGCATTGATGCCGCACGGGAACACGCAGCAGCAGATCGGCGCAAGGCGAGAGTCGGCGACTCGCGCCTTGCGCGTAGGCAGGTCCACACCGGTTGAGGATCACCGGCTACATCTTTCGCTGTGCACGCCGAAAGCCCTGAAGCGACTCCGTGCACCTTTCGAGGAGTCGTTGCTGCGCGCCGGTGCTGAGGTGAAGGCCTCGGCTTTCGGCCTGCGCCTGGATGGATTCGATACCTTCAACGGTGGATCCGGCCAGTCGTGCCTCGTGCTTCGGGGCGATGCGGCGAGCAGCGCGCGCGTGCAGGCCCTCAAGGACGGCCTGGGCAAGGCGCTGTTCAATCACGGGTTCGGCTGGGACGGCGGCCGGCTGGCGCCTCACGTGACGCTCTTCTACGCCGATCGTGTCGAGGCGCCGTACAGCCCGGCTGAGGCGGTCGAGTGGCATGTGGACGAATTCGTGCTCATCCGCAGCCATGTAGGCAAGCACCTGCACGCGATCATTGGACGCTGGTCTCTGCATTAG
- a CDS encoding polysaccharide deacetylase family protein encodes MLVRIPILMYHNIARVPQDVRVYRSLYVSPSSFARQMAMLKMFGYRGVSMADAMPYLRGEKNGRVAVITLDDGYADNLESAMPVLQRHGFTATCYVVSSLVGQYNVWDADRLGVRKPMMSVDQLRAWHGGGMEVGAHTRTHVRLSQCSEQQQRDEVHGSKAELEDRLGIRVGQFCYPYGDHDDRAVDAVRTAGFDAATTTHRGRADAKPSIDFMRLPRIQVARHHVLPQVAAKVMSGYEDKRA; translated from the coding sequence ATGCTGGTGAGAATCCCGATCCTGATGTACCACAACATCGCGCGCGTTCCGCAGGACGTTCGCGTGTATCGAAGCCTCTACGTATCGCCCTCGTCCTTCGCACGCCAGATGGCCATGCTGAAGATGTTCGGTTATCGCGGCGTGTCGATGGCCGATGCCATGCCTTACCTTCGAGGCGAGAAAAACGGCCGCGTTGCCGTGATCACGCTCGATGATGGTTATGCGGACAATCTCGAATCCGCGATGCCCGTGCTGCAACGCCATGGATTCACCGCGACCTGCTATGTCGTGAGCAGCCTCGTCGGCCAGTACAACGTGTGGGATGCCGACCGCCTTGGCGTGCGCAAGCCCATGATGTCGGTGGATCAATTGCGTGCCTGGCACGGCGGCGGCATGGAAGTGGGAGCGCATACCCGCACCCACGTTCGACTCAGCCAATGCAGCGAGCAGCAGCAGCGCGACGAAGTGCACGGCAGCAAGGCCGAACTGGAAGACCGGCTCGGCATTCGCGTCGGCCAGTTCTGCTATCCCTACGGCGACCATGATGATCGTGCCGTGGACGCGGTGCGCACTGCCGGTTTCGACGCGGCGACGACGACCCATCGCGGTCGCGCCGACGCGAAGCCTTCCATCGACTTCATGCGGCTCCCGCGCATCCAGGTGGCGAGACATCACGTGCTTCCCCAGGTCGCGGCGAAGGTGATGAGCGGCTACGAGGACAAGCGCGCATGA
- a CDS encoding glycosyltransferase family 4 protein, translated as MKLLFVGTNPENTGAATHFVTLAKAMAEAGHEVEAIVSRKGLIGEGLAAAGVPTFVSSFRNVHDLRGYSMVMRRIAAFSPDWLIGNFGKEYWPLIASGRLTHTPVALFRHRNPRMSKLSEWGVPRFANRFIAVSEFARNAYLRWGVPADRVWISYNPVDVNEFQPDAQRCSQVRREFGIADDDIVMGFVGRMHGGKGVAQLMQAANEAMRINPRLHALWVGNGPEESVLHRMADQGGFPTRHHFTGWVADTARYHRAFSFLAFPSVELETFGRVSIEAQACGVPVLGSHIGGVPETMRDGVTGFLIKPGDIPAWRDRILALCDKSLCAEMGAAARTHVVDHFSNAAVARDFEQLLRYGDEALHHYQHAPT; from the coding sequence ATGAAGCTTCTCTTCGTTGGCACCAATCCGGAAAACACCGGCGCGGCAACGCATTTCGTCACGCTCGCCAAGGCCATGGCCGAGGCGGGCCACGAGGTGGAAGCCATCGTCTCGCGCAAGGGGCTTATTGGCGAAGGGCTGGCGGCGGCGGGCGTGCCCACGTTTGTCAGTTCGTTCCGCAATGTCCACGACCTGCGTGGCTATTCCATGGTGATGCGTCGCATCGCGGCGTTCTCGCCAGACTGGCTGATCGGCAACTTCGGCAAGGAATATTGGCCGTTGATCGCCAGCGGACGACTGACGCATACGCCGGTCGCATTGTTCCGTCACCGCAATCCACGCATGAGCAAGCTCTCTGAATGGGGCGTGCCGCGCTTTGCCAACCGCTTCATCGCGGTCTCGGAATTTGCACGCAATGCCTATCTGCGTTGGGGCGTGCCGGCGGATCGGGTGTGGATTTCCTACAACCCGGTGGACGTCAACGAATTCCAGCCCGATGCGCAGCGGTGCTCGCAGGTGCGGCGGGAATTCGGCATCGCCGATGACGACATCGTGATGGGTTTCGTCGGCCGCATGCACGGCGGCAAGGGGGTTGCCCAGTTGATGCAGGCGGCCAATGAGGCGATGCGCATCAATCCGCGGCTGCATGCGCTCTGGGTCGGCAACGGACCGGAAGAATCGGTGCTGCATCGCATGGCCGACCAGGGTGGCTTTCCCACGCGCCACCACTTCACGGGGTGGGTGGCGGATACCGCCCGCTACCACCGCGCCTTTTCGTTCCTGGCGTTTCCGTCCGTGGAGCTGGAGACGTTCGGTCGTGTCTCCATCGAAGCACAGGCCTGCGGCGTGCCGGTGCTTGGCAGTCATATTGGCGGCGTGCCGGAAACCATGCGCGATGGCGTGACGGGTTTCCTGATCAAGCCTGGCGACATTCCGGCCTGGCGCGACCGCATCCTCGCGCTGTGCGACAAGTCGCTTTGCGCGGAGATGGGCGCGGCTGCGCGCACCCACGTGGTGGATCACTTCAGCAACGCGGCGGTTGCGCGTGACTTCGAGCAGCTGCTTCGTTATGGCGACGAAGCGCTGCACCACTATCAGCACGCTCCGACGTAA
- a CDS encoding TolB family protein translates to MKHALLVLLGAMAPLYGVIAGSSNVVKPWAPSGISSELFESHAAFDPHSGDLYFVRSSKSFSGWRILTSHCDGKGWTKPVPAPFAADGVEADPWFTPDGKSVYFISTRVTGSQKSKDLDIWRADRGEDGGWKPAVRLPAPVNSDEAEWFPRLAPDGWLYFGSNRPGGFGKNDIWRARETSPGHWTVENAGPAINTAGNEYEPLPSPDGKRLIVMADGGLYESHMTPDGWSPRVKLGPEVNVNGSEIGALFSPSGNSLMFARDTGEPKSGEFFVWQPQGAEAWPPACAASTAQAATARR, encoded by the coding sequence ATGAAGCACGCCCTCCTCGTTCTGCTTGGTGCCATGGCACCTCTCTATGGCGTCATCGCAGGGTCGTCGAACGTGGTGAAACCCTGGGCACCCTCTGGCATTTCGAGCGAGCTGTTCGAGTCCCACGCTGCCTTCGATCCGCACTCCGGCGATCTCTATTTCGTGCGCAGTTCCAAGTCGTTCTCGGGGTGGCGCATCCTCACCTCCCACTGCGATGGCAAGGGCTGGACCAAACCGGTGCCCGCGCCATTCGCCGCGGACGGCGTGGAAGCCGATCCGTGGTTCACGCCCGACGGCAAGAGCGTCTATTTCATCTCCACCCGCGTTACCGGCAGCCAGAAGAGCAAGGATCTGGATATCTGGCGTGCCGATCGCGGCGAAGATGGTGGCTGGAAGCCCGCGGTGCGCCTGCCGGCTCCGGTGAATTCCGATGAGGCCGAGTGGTTCCCGCGCCTGGCGCCGGATGGATGGCTGTACTTCGGGTCTAACCGGCCCGGTGGATTCGGCAAGAACGATATCTGGCGCGCGCGTGAAACCTCACCCGGCCATTGGACTGTGGAAAATGCCGGCCCTGCCATCAACACGGCCGGCAACGAGTACGAACCCCTGCCTTCGCCCGACGGCAAGCGGCTCATCGTGATGGCCGATGGCGGCTTGTACGAATCGCACATGACGCCGGACGGTTGGTCGCCACGCGTGAAGCTCGGTCCGGAAGTGAACGTCAATGGCAGCGAGATCGGCGCGCTGTTCTCACCCAGCGGCAATTCGCTGATGTTCGCGCGCGACACGGGCGAACCGAAGTCGGGCGAATTCTTCGTATGGCAGCCGCAAGGTGCGGAAGCATGGCCGCCCGCGTGCGCCGCATCGACGGCACAGGCGGCGACGGCACGCAGATAG
- a CDS encoding DUF1348 family protein yields MEIRQPVPPFTRETAIQKVRMAEDAWNSRDPERVSLVYTVDTHWRNRSEFLDGRDAVKAFLRRKWNRELDYRLIKELWAFDGNRIAVRFAYECHDDSGQWYRSYGNENWEFNDQGLMVNRHASINDLPIAESERKYHWPLGRRPDDHPGLSELGL; encoded by the coding sequence ATGGAGATCAGACAGCCTGTTCCGCCGTTCACCCGGGAAACCGCCATCCAGAAAGTGCGCATGGCCGAGGATGCGTGGAACAGCCGCGATCCCGAACGCGTGTCGCTGGTCTATACCGTCGACACGCACTGGCGCAATCGCTCCGAGTTTCTCGACGGGCGCGACGCGGTGAAGGCTTTTCTTCGACGCAAGTGGAATCGCGAACTCGACTATCGCCTGATCAAGGAACTGTGGGCCTTCGACGGCAACCGCATCGCGGTGCGCTTTGCGTATGAATGCCACGACGATTCCGGCCAGTGGTACCGCAGCTACGGCAACGAGAACTGGGAGTTCAACGATCAGGGCTTGATGGTGAACCGACACGCCAGCATCAACGACCTGCCCATCGCCGAATCGGAGCGCAAATACCACTGGCCGCTGGGCCGTCGGCCCGATGATCACCCAGGGTTGAGCGAGCTCGGGCTCTGA